A DNA window from Xyrauchen texanus isolate HMW12.3.18 chromosome 6, RBS_HiC_50CHRs, whole genome shotgun sequence contains the following coding sequences:
- the LOC127644788 gene encoding UPF0489 protein C5orf22 homolog, whose amino-acid sequence MKTLPQKRVYPKLPVWIVEDHHDVVQHIYRAIGSKHIPMKDIKMIHLDSHPDLLIPVNMPADTVYDKETLLSELSIENWIMPMVYAGHISHIAWVHPYWAQQIKEGEHTMCVGRDSSTTTIRVTSTDDYFLSDALYVPLDQLENPKELHLSVIRVDPVHNSQKRDCENGQSSAKIPKDAPGRTVDQKGVEQSKLDMPCTSSSQPRDSSTATEKSSGTVMKADEGSISYITNKLLSVIEHTDPFILDIDLDFFSCTNPFKELYTQEEYALLQELYCFSRPKQGPDEEELSDCVVRRTHQLEDLEAAFADLVEDDSQETIDRLAAHPGMKSLARLVHSIKNRTESPDYEMVHQAGLTCDYSELPHHISTEEEIQQMITAVQLFLEALPKPTIVTISRSSLDEYCPGEQVDSIQNSVLNILECLFGSLDVHREYESIPAESTSQTT is encoded by the exons ATGAAGACACTCCCTCAGAAACGCGTTTATCCAAAGTTGCCCGTGTGGATTGTGGAGGACCATCATGAT GTTGTGCAACACATATATCGTGCCATTGGTTCTAAACATATTCCAATGAAGGATATTAAGATGATCCATTTGGACTCCCACCCTGACCTCCTTATCCCTGTCAATATGCCTGCTGATACTGTGTATGATAAAGAGACTCTGCTCAG CGAGCTGAGTATTGAGAATTGGATTATGCCAATGGTGTATGCTGGACACATATCCCACATTGCCTGGGTACATCCGTACTGGGCTCAGCAGATCAAAGAAGGGGAGCACACTATGTGCGTGGGGAGAGATTCATCCACCACCACCATCAG GGTCACAAGCACAGATGATTACTTTTTGAGTGATGCCCTTTATGTTCCACTTGATCAACTGGAAAACCCTAAAGAATTACATTTAAGTGTCATTAGAGTGGATCCAGTCCACAATTCTCAGAAAAGGGATTGTGAAAATGGACAAAGCAGTGCTAAAATACCCAAAGATGCTCCTGGAAGAACTGTAGATCAAAAAGGTGTTGAACAGTCAAAATTGGACATGCCCTGCACTTCCTCTTCACAACCACGTGATAGCAGCACTGCAACAGAAAAAAGCAGTGGCACAGTCATGAAAGCAGATGAGGGGTCAATAAGCTATATTACAAACAAGCTTTTATCGGTTATAGAGCACACTGACCCTTTCATACTTGACATTGACCTGGATTTTTTCTCCTGTACGAATCCTTTCAAGGAGTTGTATACTCAG GAAGAGTATGCTCTCCTGCAAGAGTTATATTGCTTTAGCAGGCCAAAGCAGGGTCCAGATGAG GAGGAGCTCTCAGATTGCGTAGTGAGGCGCACCCACCAGCTTGAAGATCTGGAGGCTGCATTTGCTGACCTGGTAGAGGATGACAGCCAGGAAACTATAGATCGTTTAGCAGCGCACCCCGG aatgaaATCTCTTGCCAGACTTGTACACAGCATAAAGAATCGAACTGAATCACCAGACTATGAAATg GTGCATCAGGCAGGCTTAACCTGTGATTACTCTGAGCTTCCTCACCACATCAGCACTGAGGAGGAGATCCAGCAAATGATAACTGCTGTGCAGCTCTTCCTGGAAGCCCTGCCCAAACCCACCATAGTCACTATATCCAG GTCCAGTTTGGATGAGTATTGCCCAGGTGAACAAGTGGACTCCATTCAGAACAGTGTGCTGAATATTTTAGAGTGCCTCTTCGGCTCCTTGGATGTTCACAGAGAGTATGAATCAATACCAGCAGAGAGCACATCTCAGACCACATGA